Genomic DNA from Caloenas nicobarica isolate bCalNic1 chromosome 3, bCalNic1.hap1, whole genome shotgun sequence:
ATCACATTTTCCAAACTCTTAAATAACGTTTAATGTGATTTTCTGATAAAGGTTTTAATAAGTAAATTGCAATCTGGAAGGTCTTCCTGTAGTCCATGTGAAATGAGACAATCTCTTCATATGTTCATGCAATTATTTAGCCAAGCTACTTTGGTTGTAGCAGAGGTTGACGTGTTCCCTTCTAAAGCCAGTTATTTCATATACAGGTTAGATGACAGCAAGAAGCTGCACATACTGAAAATccttttgagaggaaaaataatggcTTCACTCATACACTGTCAAGGAAAAAGTTTTGAGCAAAATTATCATAACTTAAAACTGGGTGTATAAAatagagaactgaaaaaaaatagttttagttTCTTAactaagaaaaaattaattcaggataacatcagaaacattaaaattgGCATACTGAACCCTAGTCATCTTTTGTCTATGGCATTAATTTTTGACTATGGACTACTTTAGGCATATCTAGCCTTTTTAAACGAGGTCTGCAATTAATAGTTGTTAATTGATACTTATGCTTTATCATCACAGCCACTAATTCTTTATCCAGGCCAACGGAATATATCTAATCCTCAAAAGAAACTTCGAAGAACCTCACCAGTTCCTGTTTatcataaaaatatgtttagctataaaaaggcaaatataaATTTGTGTAAACTGTCATTTACTTTGACTATAAAAGACAGTATTTCCTCCCACAAAAAtggcataatttttttcttgaataatgATGAAAGTATAACATAAAGAGAACCAAGGAGTaacaaagcattttgtttccatcctttctggttttgatagTGAAGCCTGAACAGGAATTCTAGTTTAGAAGGTATAATTGTGTTCCCTACAGGGCAAGTATAACGAGTCTTCTCTTCTTAACAATTAATCCCattattctttcattctttttactTACTAAAAAAAGCTTGCAGTTTTCTGATAAACAAGCCCCTATATGTAAACTTGACACTGTGGTCATGATTTACTGCCAAGTGTGCTGGtaggcattttctttttgtgaattACCTCCtctaaaagtaaaaaacaaacaaaacaaatcaaatcaTAATCTAGCAGCTCTCAAATCCTATACTGTAAATCCACTGAGTGTTGCCTATGTTACTTTCCCAAAAATGTTaagttacttttaaatttttgagCTATATAAGCATTTTCTGTATTGCAGCATTTTATAGATGTTACAGTAACGAGATTTATGTGCCAAGTCTTTGAATTGTTGAATGCTTATTTATGCATTATATACACACAACATTTGCAGAGGTTTAATGCACAATGACTTTTCATTTCTATTGTGCATAACCTAGTTTAGCTTTTCCAGAGATTTAGTTAGCAATTATGTTTAAAGGACTGATGttaacatttctgaaacttTATAATTTAATTAGTTGTCAGATTATCAAAAGGCATTGAGTTCGTGAtagacatttaaataaatgcaaagtatATAGTCATGTTGATGGCTGTTATAACTATATTCTTTGCTTAAATTTCTACCTTCAGCTAGTCTCTTGCTAGATGACTTTTGTACATTCTagttttcatcttcattttaaaaagatgagggggaaaaaaagcaaactgctACTCTAAAACTATTTCTTTTGATTGGTGTAACATGCCATAACAATCACATTAGATATCTAACAAAAAGATATAAGAAACcttctttccttgtttctgctcttattgaatttttattaaattgctATAATTTTCCAGTGAACAGGTTCATCTACATCAAATGGATTTTCAGTCATGCATAAAAATCTAAAAGAGTTGTTTATGATTTGTAAAAGCATTATCTTTAACTGTAAAAAGGCCTGTGACATCTGGAGAAAATATTAGAAGTAACTTACTGGATGATCCTTCTGCAGATTGTTCCGCATCCTCTGTTTAATTTCAGTAGCTACTTCAGGATCTGTCTTTTCTAGTTTGGTTAAAATTTTGTTCACGTGGTTCCTGGTGACCTGCAGAAGTTTCTCCATAGTAGTCCAGAGTTCATTAGGTTTGGACAAATCCAGTACAAGAACCGCAGCAAATGACCTATGAAAAAGCCATTATTTGGTCAAATCTTTAGCACGTGAGACAATTAACATTTTCATATACAACCATACCTGTAGTACAAATGGAGAAAGGAACCACTGTGAAAATACAAAAGCTAAGATAGAATTAAATATGCTGACAAAGGGAGATGGCTCTTTTAAGGCTACTCTGAGCTCTGAAGAAACCTTTCCATTGTCTCTTGTTCAGAACCGTTACTTTGGCCACTTTCCACCAGAGGTTTTGGGGGACTGTATATATCAAACTTTGTTTCTGGAGACTTTCTTTCAAAgcagtaaaatacaaaatattctgaCCCCATTTAGCTCCCTCTTCCTGCGTGACCAGGTGCTTTTACTACCATGTGTCCCTGACATCTCATAACTCCACAATCCCAGATAAAGCCATGTTAGCAAATGGTTAGGATCTTTCCTAACCATTACTGTATTAAGAAGTTCTCTacttttgttattctttttgaaatggaaaaaactgGTTAAGGGCAGTATTCTGTGCCATGGACTGTGCTAATTAGCTGGAACATCCCATGAACGCATGAGAAAGTCTTCTGCAATATCAATGGAAGAAGCCAGAGTACTCAAGACATACTTAGCAATTACCAGGTGGATTATGATGAGAAATGTTTACATGtaactcctctcctctcctctcaaaACTCTAACTGCATTAAAGTGCAACTGTAAATAAGAACATCACAAATGCAGCCACTTGACTGGATGCAATCATTCTTTCACATTCCATCCTGACTTGAAAAAAGGGGATTCCAGACAGGAGTGGTATGACAAAGACAAAGCAAAGTAAATGTCCGATTTCCCTTTAAAATGCTGTGGGAAAGACATTTGGTGAAGTGTCTCTCGGTGAAATTAGATACAGTTCGTGGAACTTTTAAACAAGCAAATTGCTTGACTACAGACAGAtgagaaaaacagtgaaaagcaCTTATATTGAAGTTGAAATGGTAGAATTTTTGAGTAGTATGTTTAAATATTGCCTTATAAACACAAGTGGTCTTAGAGAACAATGTTGCTGTCCTATCAAAGAATCTTAAGATCATGCACATTCGAAGATTCCTTATCggtaaaaaaggaagaaaagactgaTGGAGGTGGAGCTCAGTAAAGTTCATTTAGGCAACAATTGAAAAATtatagttgatttttttccccgaAGCTCTTCACATGCCAGaagtgtttttttaatctgtcttgGTCTCTCACTAAATAATGGCATTATCTCAAGAGCCAAAACAGTAGCAAATGTATGCGATAAAAATTGTATCcctccttttctgtatttttttcacagaaggcTCACtaccaaagaaataaagcaatgcGTCGTAATACAAAACACATCTTTTgatccttttctcttcttcccctttcaGCTTGATCTTCCCTaaccagaagaaacaaaatacatccCCCCATTACCTTCTCAtttcttcatgcatttcttcttcctgtgctATTCCATCACTTTATGGCTTTTTCTCACTGCATTCTCTTAATCCTCTCTAAATTCCTGTTTCCTTTTGTCTTCAAATGATTTTAATAGTTTTAGTCCCTCTCAGAATCATGATCTATCTTGGATGGTCTCCCTCTCATCAGATGGTTGCTTCACTTGCCAAAAATCCagagggttggtttttttttttttccccaaatttctgtctttttttttttccaccctaaAATACTGCCTCTCAAAGAGACAGCATCAATTTTTGCATACAGAGGTAGgaagccagatttttttttgtatgccCCCAAGCTGCTTTTTCTACTCTTTCCCTGAGCATAAACATACtatgtcttctctttttctgtatttcttttctatctACTTAAGGCAAACCTATTTCCTTCATGTTATTGCTTTCTCTTGTAGTTGGAGATTGCTAATAACGTGGCTTATTAGAAGAGAATCatgaaaaggaaggtcaaagcaAAGGTATCAGTGGTATTACAATGATTTTTAGCAAATAATATAAATGCTCTTACATTTTGAAAGAGTTTTCCGCAATAAAAGGTCTAGAGATTTACCTATGTGTGAAGGATACCTGAAATTAACTTTGGAATCGTGATATTAATCACTTACCTTATGTTGTTGCTGGTAATTGGTATTCGAATCAGTTCCAGTAATGaggttccaccacccagttCCCAAAAATGAGATATATCTTTAGCCTGTAAAAGAGTTTCTTTATGTCAGAAATGTTTGCTTCCGTGCAACACCAAGCGAAAATCTTAACCTGATAAACTGGCTTTTCATGAGAGTGACTTAGAACAAGAGCATATATTATTTCCTtagtattttctaaaaaacaaaaccaaactaagaAACCCCTATATTCAAGAAATCTCATTACAACACTTAGGAAAGACTCCTGGCATGCCTCTGACTGTCTCGATAAATGACTACAGTAGAGTAAAAAAGCCAGGAAGCAGCATGATTAATGATAAAcgtaaaaaaaatcaggtgctcttccctttctttttgtttattgcAGCTCAAGACTAACGCTTTTTGAGAGGTTCACAACTGGAAAAGTAATGAACCTCTAGCTTTGCATTTAGTTTCTGGGAAAAGTTTTGAGTGATTTTGATCTTGCAGACAGAGTCAGATTTTCCACTCCCTGCTTCAGTAGGAGAAACAGCAACTACCCGCAGCAATAGTTATTGCTGCTGGGCAGTGTTGTGCTGTGATGGGAATAGGTTCAATATTTCTGATTTAACATCCTCTAAGATGACCGCTTCTCTCATAAAAATGTACTCATTTagcatttaaaagacaaagtTAAATGCATGCATCCTATGTTATTCAAATACGACAAACAAGGTAGTTTTTATAAATTAATCTGATTGTTTTGTGTTATACTTTAGTCTTTTATCTACTGCCTTTTAGTGAGAGGGAAAAACATATTACAGATTAAAATAGCAAATTATGCTAgctaattttaataaaattatattttaaaaaacctttttgtttcACAAACAATAAGCTAAAACTCCTAAGGTtcttataaatgaaaataaaacgcGTATCATTTTTTACGTGAGTACACATCTATATAGTAAACAATACTTTCCAGATACTCACTGTATTTTGTCTCCTTGCCCTTCTTCCAAAAGTGTATTCCAAGGCTAATGTTGGCTTTGGAATCTCTTCCCtatgcaaggaaaaataaatttgttttgttaagATCCTATAAATGAAGAAAGTTAATTCTACTATTAATAAACTATATTTATCAGTCAGTTTGGAATTTGGCTTAGAAACAGCAGTACAGAGAGGACACTTTAAGACAACAGGTCTCAGTTGCTGAGGACAAGAGAAGTAGCAGCATCAAGCTGAAGAGATGGACGTTTAAGCTCTCTAATAGTGGAGAAGAAGGACTGAAGGGGTCAGATGACAGCTAGTAATGAAGGGAAATAAGTTTGTCCATAAGTGATCAACTGGTCACAGGAGACATCTGTACACATATATTATGACTTATCACACAGTATAACTATATATGAAAAATTCTAatccacagctgaaaaatacttttaaaaatttaacaCATACCTCTCAAGACACCTCAGTATAATACTGGTCTttccctggaaattaaaaccaaagcagaacCTTACTGTACTGtcattaaagcaaaaaagttGTATCACTAAATTAAACTCACTCATTTAATATTCCAGTAATAAAGTACCAGAAAAGTGTAAACTCATGTAATTGTTTGTAGCTTTATAGCGGAAACTTAACTGCCAACTTTCTGTCAGAATCAAGTTACACTACCATTATTACAATTATAAACTAATAGAAATGACAAATATGGTAATAGGAATAGTGTGCTTAAAATTAGACATTAGTGATCAACCTAGCCAGCTCTGTTAAACTGTTTAACAGCTTTTAATTATTAGTAACACGTTTATTTAATGTTTGGTTTCCACTGGAACTATATGATTACTGACgagatggaaataaaaagaaagcttaaaatacaaataaacatacagaaaaacatgtctTTACATTGTTGGAATTGACACACTGAGTATCTTGCAACACGGAAGGAGCTAGCACTTCTACAGTGTACTCCTGTGTCCTTTCCTGTCTCAAAACCAGTGAATTTCAAGTAAATCTGAAATCAGGTAAAGTCACtctattttctctgaaaaaagtattttaaattgttgATGAGAGGTTGCACATATACCAAtcattctagaaaaaaaaaaaaaaaagtattcttaaaaatattgctCACTTGGTCACaggcaaatatttctttatttactttacaacagaagaaaaatatgaaattactCATGAACAAAGTTAAGGACAATGAGTTAAAACAATCTTAGGCATGTGGAGTCATGATTTTGCAATCACTGGTAAGTCATGTTCAAATCGGTCTGACATAAACACAAACACCATTCACAGCAGGATGCCAATTTACAACAAAATCAGTATCAATGCACTGAAATTGGATTGTTACCAGTTCAAGCTTTACAAGGGGAAATTTGACATGTCAAACAATTGAAGTGAGTAGCATTATTTGTAATAGctacttttaaaaagattaattaaGCCAAACCCCAGAGAATTAGCACATATTGATAACAACGGTTGACGTTTTGGTTCTACAAAACCATAAACTTGAACTTCCGAATTGTAATAACGTCTGACTGGTCCACACTCTGTGGAACGCCCACTCCCTGCAGAATCAGAACATATTTTGTCTTTAGAAGAATTAAGTGGGCCATATACTTAGCATATAATTTCCCCGACACAAACTGAGTTCAAAGAAGGCATAGAATCATCTAGTATTTAGCGTTACCCCATTTTTGTTTCCCATAAATAATATTGATTTTTCCCAAACTTCCACACTCTTGCCGTCTTCACCggggttttctctcttctccactTCAGCTATTGCAAGATCCCATAAAGTGCCACTAGTCGGAAAAAACAGGGTGTCACTAGAGAAACACAATGGAGGCTTGACCATAATTCCTGAAAATATCTAAATCGATAAATGAAGGCTATTGCAACCACGTGATTATTATTAGTATTCTTAATTATTGTTTCCTGTTATACACACTCTGCTTACCAAAAGCGCTTAACGAAACTGGGTTACGTAAGGCTCGTGAGGTAACGCTTCTGGTACACGCCGACTGAACGCCAGTGGTGCGGCGGGAGGCTTTGTTTGGGCACGTTTAAAGGttttaaaggggttttttttaagtttttcgAACGACTGCGGCTTTCCACatgccgcgggccgggccggcggccTCTGGGGCCGGGAGCTCCCGGGCGCCGGAGCAGCCGGAGGCGGGTCAGGGGGCTCGGGGGGCTCAGGACCTGCCCTCGGTGTCCCGGGGAAGCTCCTGCCTGGGGCGACGATGGCTTCTCCTCCTCAGGCTCCCCCGTGGCCACCTGCGGGGCGGTGGCTCAGGCCTCCCCCTTCCCTGTGGCGTCCCTAACAGGAGCAACCGGCTCCTCGCACCGGGCGCGCCCCCATCCCGGCCCTCGCCTCGACAGCGGCCGAAACGGCCGCTTTTACgcctgcctgcctccctccttccctctcccaggCTGTTCCCCCCGGCCGCCGGCTCCTCCTCCCCAGGGCAGCGGGGGCGAAGCCCCTCGCCGAGCCCGGGCAGGGCTCCCCGTTACCTGCCCTTGGGCATCGCTCCTCGGGGCCCGGGCCTGGCTCCCCGTCGCCATGGGAACCGCGCAGGGCACGCTGGGAGGTGTAGTTCCGCGGCGGGGCGGAAAGGGGCGGCGGCCGCTTCCcagcggggccgcgccgggggcgGTACCGCGGCGGGCGGGTCGCTGCTCTCGCCTCAGCGCTGCCCGCTGCCGGCAGCCGGGAgcagcgcggcgggcgggggctgctgtgcctgggggctgctgtgcctgggGGCTCCGCCGCGCCCCTGAGGTGAGCGGAGACCCGCGGCGGTTCCGCCGCAAGGTCCCGCTCGCCGCCGGGGCCCCGGAGTTGTTGTCTGGACCCCGCAGCTCGAGCTCTCACGTTCTTCGGGTGCTGAAAATGGCGCCCGGCCGCACTAGCAgggggagaggagctggtgtGAGGGTGGCGGAGTCAGCGAGCCCTTGTGAAGAGACAAAATACTTGAGCGGGGGAGAAAGTCGGGCGTGCATGAACAAGTCATAAATGGCGGGAGTCTGATTTTACCTCAGCCTCATAAACTCGTGCTCCCCACGACAGCTTTGTTAACAGCGGAAGGAATGAAGCGCGAGAGTTAACCACCCCCGAGTAAGTGAACTGGTGCACAAGAAAAGCACTAATTATTTTGTAGTTACCGGGGCATACAAGTCAACCATCACAACTGTAGCTAAGTTCCTGTAACAGCAGACAGGCTAggttatttcaaataaaatctaTCAGAGATGAAATCCGAAGATCATGTTAGGCTTAGATTAGGAATTAGGATTTAAAAGGTGCAGTAAAACCGTGGGACGACCCGGCATGTCAAGGGGATACAGAATGTGGGTGATTCTCACAAGTCGAAAGTGTCCTGTGTCAGGGAAGTGACCTGTGGCTGCTCTGTGTGTTGGGA
This window encodes:
- the LOC135986600 gene encoding cytoplasmic dynein 2 light intermediate chain 1-like isoform X3, coding for MATGSQARAPRSDAQGGTLWDLAIAEVEKRENPGEDGKSVEVWEKSILFMGNKNGGKTSIILRCLEREEIPKPTLALEYTFGRRARRQNTAKDISHFWELGGGTSLLELIRIPITSNNIRSFAAVLVLDLSKPNELWTTMEKLLQVTRNHVNKILTKLEKTDPEVATEIKQRMRNNLQKDHPDYELVDPFPIPLVIIGSKYDIFHNFDSEMRKIISKTLRFVSHYYGASLVFTSKSEALLLKARVLINHLAFGYDKSKSVSVDHSKPLFIPAGLDSLSQIGPPPASDSDFGKMRANTPLELWKKVFEKTFPPKSSCDLQDTKDPAQNSQYAEYEVDVMRAQKNQHF
- the LOC135986600 gene encoding cytoplasmic dynein 2 light intermediate chain 1-like isoform X4, which codes for MATGSQARAPRSDAQGGTLWDLAIAEVEKRENPGEDGKSVEVWEKSILFMGNKNGGKTSIILRCLEREEIPKPTLALEYTFGRRARRQNTAKDISHFWELGGGTSLLELIRIPITSNNIRSFAAVLVLDLSKPNELWTTMEKLLQVTRNHVNKILTKLEKTDPEVATEIKQRMRNNLQKDHPDYELVDPFPIPLVIIGSKYDIFHNFDSEMRKIISKTLRFVSHYYGASLVFTSKSEALLLKARVLINHLAFGYDKSKSVSVDHSKPLFIPAGLDSLSQIGPPPASDSDFGKMRANTPLELWKKVFEKTFPPKSSCDLQDTKDPAQNSQYAEYEVDVMRAQKNQV